CAGTATCAAAAATCAAAGAGACCTAAATGTCTTAATTGTCTTGGTAACACGTTACAACAAGATACACAAcaatgtgagtagttactgagtCACGAGTAAGGAAGAAATCTGGAACAACTTGATAGTCAAGAAATTGTTAATGAGGACTATAATGATGAGTTTCTGGAGAGCGGGCTGGGAGATATTATagtaatgaatcattaggtaattattagttcataaatatctgtagATCAACACACTAGCtactttcttcatgagttgttcCTGATGAACCATGAACCTAATGAATCATAGTATCTCCTTCTCTGTTCTCTAGTAAgtcatcattatctactatatacACCTCgaatcacagttattcaggaattactcattaaAGATTCATTAACTATTTATTAACTATCAAGTCGTTCCTGATTCCTTCTTTACTCGCTCCTTAGTATCTACTCACAATTTTGGGAgccttattgtaaagtgttgtCCTTGCCTTTGTTATCAAATctcaatttaaatgaatactttttggaaatttaatttcttttccgGTTATTGATAACTTGCTTTCTGGTTTTGTACTTATGTAACCACATGTATGATAGCTGTTACAGGCTTACCTCATTGCCCGACTTAGTTTCTCGTAGGTCATGCTGCTGTTATTCTTCTTCTTGCCCCATAACTGTGCCACCGCTTCAGACTTAAGGAAGCGAAAAACCCCCTCTGTCCGATCCTCCCACTTGATCAGCCCTGGGTTTCGCTCTGGGTTCAGCAGAATGTCCCTGATGAACTCCCACAAGTGGGTCCCCCTTGGGTCTATGGGCAAAGAAAGTAGCTTAAATGGGATGATCAAACATATCGATCCGGTGTCTAAAGCCTAAATCTACAAGACACATTAAAACTTAACAGAATTGTACCAATAGGTCGGTTTAAAATCTTGATTACAAAGTAGTCTGCTCTTGCGTGCAACTGTTTTTAactatgttgtgtttgtttgttttcacgtttatcatttttatgtgtatttattctgttttactttcaatattaatgaaaaTGAGGCATTTAAGTAAagactgaataaatgaatatcATAACATAAATGTTCCTATAATATGTAAACATGTGttacttactgtgttttttgACCTGATGAGGACGACTGAAAGATCTTTTGATATCTaagagagagaaatcaaattACCGTTGAATCCTTTTAtcaatattatttcattttttaggAAACACTTTCTGGTTTTAAATTGGACCCCAACATAAGAAAAAATGCATTACACTTATTATAACAATGAATTGCTTTGCAAACAATTTATTGTAAAGGTTCAGTTGAAACTTAATGACATTCAAATAATGTTTAGATTTAGATAAACTCCACATCATTTATGAATCTGATGTTGAGTATTGTCAACATCAGTAGCAAccttacaataaacaattgcttagtaaatggttaataaagcaTTTCACTAAGTTTGTTAACAATGAAGTAACTATTCACTAAAGTATAATAACTTTAAATTACTATTAATCAATTATTGTTACTTATGTCGGGGTCCAATTAAAAACCAGAAAGTGTGAACATGTTTTGTTGCGTATATCATGATTCCTCACCAGGGCTAGAAGGGGTTGGAGAGGCAACAGGTGCGAGGGGGTGGATCGAGGGATCGTAGATTTCTGAGttaataaaggaaaaaaataatcaaagttaacatttcatttatttgtgacaTTGTGATTTTCAAATTGAGCAATAACAGAGATAATGCAGCAGATTGATATAGGCTGTTTGTTTACTGTACCTCCAGGTGAATAGCTGACATCTGGAAATGGACAAGAGAAGTCTACTGTAAAGAGGAGGGAAATAACATAAGCGAAAGCAGAATAACAGGACACAATGATTAATGTGATTTATCTGTGGCCAACAACAACTGTGGCCAAGACTGATAGtgttgactttgttttgttttgattggaTGATTCTTACATTCTGGTTTGAGTTCCAGTTGCCCTATATCCACATGGTACTGGCCTGTGCAGGGATGAGAAGGAAAAAGGAAGTGAATTATCATCACAAATCAGTGAAATCTATTTTATTATTGAAGAATGATTgttcacattcacatcaaacAGCTACGGGCCAAACCCTTGCTTACAGTGTTCAAAGCATCTTTAGAGCCACAGATTGCATGTTTGAGGGTGAAGCAGTGAGAACATCACTTTATTGAATATGCAGATCCTGTTTTACAGCTCCTGAACAGGATGGTGCTGTTTTCAGTGCCAACAAAGCCACAACATTTACTATTTTGGACGCTAAAAGGAGTAAAAGATTGGCCGAGAAATTACCTGcagtcttttgttgttgtcaatTTTCAACAGGGAGCAACATGCGCAATTTAATCCAAACTTGATAACCACTGACACAAACAGTCCCCACAGTGCTATCCCCTATGGTCTCAAGTTTTTGTGGTGATTATCCATAGTTATCACAAACAGATGACAATATTATTTGATATCTGAAAAGGTAACACCTCGTCCCAAtaaaacaaagctgttttttcttcacaggtAGGAACAATAGCAGCACTGTGCTCGGGTTTGGTAATCTTTGGCGTATTGAATGGAGGTTAAACCTGTTGTGCTTGGTTTTCCCGTCACTACTTTTGTGGTGAGATGCCATTGACCACATACTGTAACAGAGGAATTTGCATCATGTATTGCTTTAAGTTCCTTCATTTAAAAGTAATAGTTGAAAGTGAAAAGCCTCTGGTGTATGAACTCCCATTTCTTCACAACAACCCTCAAACTCTAATCAAAAAAATAGCTTGTTTCTCAGCTACATCCCCTCTGTGCTTTGTTAAGAGACCCACTCTACCAAGAGCAAACAACAAATCCATCATCTCCTTCCCTTTGAGCAGTGACTCGCCCCTCCACAGCACCATGCAGTGTGACCCCTGACCAGCTCTGTGATCCCTTCTCAACAACACTTCAGCAAGAATCTGTTCCAGACACACTCAAATCAGCCAGCTTCTCTTTTATTGAGACTAATCAACCCTCCCCCTTCAATCCCCTCTCAGACTTTCAGACGCACCGCCCCACTTGAGCTCTGTGATGCTGTGGAAGAGAATGGGTCCCACGCTGCCGGCAGCACGGAGGAAGTCCTGGTAGCTCAGGCTACAGAGCTGATGGCCGTCCATATCAAAGTTTTGGAAGGGAATGTTGGAGGCATCGATCTGGTGCATGTCCATGACCTGCTGCAGCCACTCCCACACCTGGTACTTAGTCCAGAACTGAGGCTGGGACTCACGAGACCACAGGCGACTTGTGTAACCAGACATCACCATCGGAACTGGGGGATAGACGtcaatgattgtgtatgaaAACATTGTAAAAACTGCACTCGACATCAGTGAATTAATTTTGTTCGTCAATGAACGCACTTCTGATGAGGGAAACATGAATTCCTCCACTGAAGGTATTTGTCAATAATTAATCTGCAGAGCAGTTTACTGAAAGAGCTGTTGAGCTATTTCTCAGTCGGGAATCCCTGATTCATGCCTTGTGTTTCAAAGCCCTGGGCTCAATAGGTGAGCAATACATCAGCTGCTAATTGTcaaatgatttttcattttgcattgcAGTCTCATAACCAGTGAGAGAACTGTATTGTTGAATATAAAGCAATCAGACTACTTCAGCAGAAAGAAATGTCATATTTCCTCAGTGATATTATTCAGACAAGTTAATTAACTGATTTACGTCAGTGAAGAGTGCGTACATAAAGCCAGGCCACATTTAGAGTGTGTTAGTGCGGGTCATGAGCCTCACCATCAGGGTAGGAGTTAGCAGGGCCCCAGGTAGTGGTCAGCTGGCTGTCCAGGGTGGTGGATGAAGTTACACTCATATTGTAGCTGCTGCACTCTGATGTACCATGGCCCAGGGGctgaggcaggagaggaggagttcACTGTGTGGATAAATCAAAAAGAAGTTTCAACTTTTACTGACTTAGGGcatcctgaaacacacagaacagcAATGCTTAAACAATTTCAATGGATACACCTCAAACatgatacattttttacaattatatatataatataataacagtTAAGTTTGTTGAATTCAAATGAATGTTTATGTACATTAAAGTTGCAATTcttaacattttcatgaaatcCAACcctatttttgacattttgaagttataggtgacatttttcatttcatttttcatttgcagaCATTCAGTAATTATCTCTCTGTACAGCAGTTTAGATTGCTTGTGGCGGAGATCGCCATTCCGGCATTGACTTCAGAAGGAAGGATTCACAGGAAAAACGATGCATGCATGTAATCCAGCGCACAGGGGTCGGTGAGTAAAGGCATGCGAGTAAAAAAGTTACTTTATTAAGAAACAAGTGCTTTTCATGTTACACTATTAAACACTACTTCCactctttactcaagtatttttCTGATCCAGTAACATGCCTTTTAATTTGCTTCACTTGCCATTACCACTGACGAGATGTCAGCTGcttggaagaaaaagaagcaccACCTGTCTTTTGATGATGGAGCAAAACCCAGAACAATAGGCAGCTTCCACATCTGGCCACACCTTTTTAGATAGAAGTTAAAGTTACGCACAGCTACATAATAAAGTGCTTGCTTTGCCTCTCGAAAAGGACCtcagctttaaaaataaaacaaactcctCTTCTAACCTCCCTAAGCACATTGAAGTAAGCTGCACATGGGTGAAAATGGCTCACATTAGCTACATCAATTTCTCATGCGTAACATTAATCGTTGGTGTTATGATAGTGACATTAACTTGTGGCTCGTGGTCTGCTGAGCATTACAATTTCTGTACTTTAGACAGAAGTTGACCTGACGTAGCCTGATAGCAACTTTGTAGTAGATTTCTCAGGTTGTAATTTTCACTTTTACCTGAGTATAAACTTTCAGTTCTCTCTACTCACCACTGCCAGCACAGATTAATCTCATCGCCTTACCTATTATTGCTTGCTGTCTTTACACTGTAACAGAGCTGTTTCAAAGTCTTGACTAATGCAAATGCTGGAAATCTTTcatctgctgcttcacatcaatTGAAAGGCAAAAGCCACAGGAATTGCAATGTGCTTGTCACCACAGTAGGTACTAACAGTCATCTGTTAAGGAGCTGCTCGGagagaataaataataataattgatacatattctttattataattttaaaacaagttttaaaaatctaaaattgcTTCTCTTGCCATGCTTAGTAAACCAATCGGAGGGCGCTGAAACAGTAGCACAAAGGAATTCTGTGTCAGTACGGTTTATGGGTTTTGTAAGCTTTCCATTAACATGGGTCAGTTGGGTTTTATGTTTAAATGGAAACGTATTTGCATGTTTCACGGTGTAAAACCTCcatttttatctgtttgtcAGTTGGGTaatcacacagtttgttttggACTGCTTGTCGTGCCTTTGCTTCAGGAAATGCTCAAAATGCCTTAAGATACAGAAActaacatgctgctgctgctgctcgacTTACTGATGTTATCGTATTATCCGCACTGATTTTACATAATTACGACTGCTTATATCTTTGTGGGCTGATTGAGTGTTTACTATATACTATATCTCATCCTTCACACTCACAGTTAATATTCAAGGCTTGTCTGTGCTGTGCATATATCGAGGTAAATGAAGGCATATTTCAGACCTAACTGCCAGCATATTTGCATCCCATGTAAATAAAGCTTGCAGGATTTCAGCAGCTCCACTGTTTTGAGGGCTGTTGAACATGCACGATAGctgagtcatgtttgtggctgTTCGCTGCCAATAACCGGTTTTACGTTTCTGTGTGAGTTACATGGAAATCGATTCTGAATGAGACATAAAACTCCAGACTGTTACTTGACCCATACTTCACCTGCTGTTGGTTACACCTTTATGGTAGGTTATAAACACATTTACGCCAAGCCCTGTGACACATCTTAACTGTAAATACCTTGCCGGCAGCCAAACACACCTGTGGCAATCGAACTAGGTCACTGGATCCCCTTAAAGATCAGGCACTTCAGCTTCACAACAACCTAAGGTTAAGATACCTGAGCAGCAGATAGGTGAAACTTGCCCTAATGCCAAGGTGGATTATCGCCTCGGCTGACAATCTGCCATGCTGTGTTAACCCTCACTGCTGTCTACTAGTGCCAAAAAAGTATCTTACCAACAAAGCAGCAAATAGTTTGTGTCAGTGCAAAGTCATGTCGCTTAAAAACTAAAGACATAGTTACAGTAAGTGATCAATATCCTGTTAGCTGAgtcataaagaaaacaatcactTCACTGTAAGCCTAAGACAAAGTCCGGAGTGAGAATTGAGTCAGCTGTCTCCTGACTGTTGGTTTCATTTAAGTCATAGTGGCCTTATCACAACATTGATTCTAACTCAGTTAGAGGTTTTTCTGTTTAAGCTTCCTCCATTTTTGCTTTATCTTTCTATTTCACCTATCTGCTGTAACCGAGGTTGATTCCACAGCATTAGATATGCAACCTTTCTGCGACACCATCGCCTGAAACAGAGTGCGGAGGCGCAGTGTTGACAGTGTGAAAGTGTGTTGAGAAATTGTGAGTGCAGGGGAATACATTAAAGTAAACGCGTTATTCTGCATAGAATTTTCACACCACATTTATCAGATAGTCTCTTGGTAAATGTGCAAAGTTGTTACCTTCtttactgtttctgtttttcttgaaaaacGTCAGATGCTGCTCAGTGTGATTCTTCAGATAATCATACTTTTACCATCCTAACACTGGCATGTCTCTACAATTGAAAATTGTTGCAACAACACCAAAATACATTTGAGACAGCTGGAGGTCTACATccactgggggaaaaaaataactctATACCTTAAAAACTCCTTTTTCCCCCATAAAGCAGACACCCTGAACACAACAGGTTAAAAGGCCAAATAAAGcatgttaaaaaatattataacaGTTAATAAACAAGACAGGATTTAACAGCATTAACACAAATTGGGCCTTTTAGACCAGCCCTCAGTTCGATCATACTGCCCTcagttattttgaaaaacactgcTGGTTGCCCACCACCAGTACGGCAGCCTACCAGAACAGCAGAATGGGGTCCAACCAGGCCTGATAGTCGTCTCACACAGATCCactcaaaacacagctgaataGAGATCAATACAGCTCCCAATACTCTGGAGGACTGGTGTTCACGGTCCTTCAGCTTCCTAAATCTTTGAATTAACAGCAGAAagcatgcagacacactggGTGCTGCCCCTCCACAATGGGTGTTTTATCCTCCCAACTTCCTTATCCTGCTTCAATTGGCTACCTGTCCAGGTTCATACCAGGTAGGTATTTGCAtaatgcacacccacacacaccaacaacacCAAACATTACTTTTATAGTCCCTACTGGCACTGCTCCATCTCACTTGCTCTCTCAAACACACGCTTACTGGAGCagaaaagcacacacacttgtgaggagacacacacacaggcatggaTTCAAACAAACTCACAAGCCTATAGAGGGAATGTTAAATTGCTTAAAGTCATTGTTCATACAGTTGCTCAAAATAGTGTTTAACCTTTAGAGAAAATTTCCCCTGTGTCATTATGTTGcacaacatttgttttccttATTTCATCATGATGAACGAGGTGCTGAAGAAGCCCTGAGAggatttcctttcctttttgaAAGTCGTTGGAACCGCACGGAGGAGAAATATCAGCGACTGTGAGCCTGAAaagactgaagaagaagaaaaatgccGTGACCCGGGTTACACATTTACAAATCTCTCTAATTTTCTTCAACACAGTGGCCCGTCTCAGCTTTGAATTTGCAAACTAAATCTGCACGTCTGTTTGACGGATACTATTTAGGCCAAGCCTATTTTAGCCTCACCTACATTATGGATGACCTCACATCATCAGAGTCATATCAAACTTTGATCAGCTCTTAAAATAGCTTCCGCCGGCATGCTGTGATCCACAGGTGCCTGATTGGAGACTGACAAATGACAATTAGCGGTGGTGTGCGCCACATAAATCCCAGTGAGCATCAAACAACAATGATAGGAGTGGGTAATCAAAAGCTTTGTTATTATGTCTGAATTCTTTGCCAGTGTTCATATATGCTGAACTATTATCCTGCTAGGGTTCATGTGGCATGTGCTAAGACGAGCCGTCTTTGCAGAGGACTATCAAATCTATAAATGACAGGTTACGTTGAGTGAAGCCGCTCTTATCTGAAAGATAAAATCATGCCTCTGTTCCAATGAGCCATACTGCGCTGTGAGCCTGTAGTAAATAAAGACGGTGAACGTGacggtgattttttttttttctttacaaattcctcaaaacatgtttgtcctgttttcctgtgttttccagTTCACACCAACCGAATGCACAGCACGCCTTTCTTCCAAATCAGAACCAGatagattaaacaaacaacatacatGCAGAGGTAAATGTgtcaaaacagcattttttcactgaaCTGTTGTTGCCCCACACTGATGACAATCAGAGAGAGTTCAAACATTCTATTTTTTGCTTGACGCCAATTAGGGTTTGGGGCAAAATGTAACATCTTTGATCCGAGATCTAAATGTGATCTGCAGCCTTGTACCGCTACAATACCTCTTGGGACCAGAGGCACTCACAGTAGCATGTTGATAATTGAAGTGACTTTGAGCAGGGTTGAACTGTATAATAGGCTGAAGCTGGGAGAACTCTGTCAGAAAGTATGTCAGGTTTCTCTCACAGCAGTCGTGTGGAGGGGAAACAAAAGGTGATGCCGAACAAATAAACTTAACTGTTGTTCTTATATAACTCATTATTACATTGATCTGTGTGACCATGTGATCATATATCACTACCACAGATCTTATTATTAACCCAGCTCAATACACATTAATGGCCTTTCTCCATTCAATGATATCAACATACTGTCTTAGCTCTGTGCTCACTCTcactctgactgtgtgtgtgtgtgtgtgtgtgtgtgtgtgtgtgtgtgtgtgtgtgtgtgtgtgacttggcCTCCTGCCCACAGCTCAGCCTCAGAGGTAATGAGGGAGTTCAGTGTTAGCATGATTATCTCTGAGAGTTCCCCTCGTCTCCCCATGCAGGCCAGATCGCTCCAGTCCTAATGGTAAAAACCCACCACTCCTGATCTCTCCTGCAACTCTCTGACACCGTGCTACCTTGCATGGGTTATAAGTCACCCCTGGCCCTCCCCGCAGCCCGTCTGCTTCCTATTTGTAACACAGGTGctattttctggatttttttttgcagcagtttCCCATCCTCTTTTTAAAGGGTAAAGTGCCTCCAGGGTGTAATTTGGGACCTAAGCCGCCGTGGTGCCGTCCCCGTTGTGAACGCCTGACCAGCTTTTATTGCAGTATGATTAATACGCCCATCAGCGGTGAACTCAAGTCACACACTTCTCATAATAGCCAACAGTTTCGGCCTGCTTCTCAActactttttcttattttttttgttcttcctctgtcacactttttttttttctctctctcagtgtcacAAGGAGAGCAGAATTTGGCATCTCATTTCATGGATCTTCGTTCTGCTTTTTCAGGGTGGATGTGGGTCGACATATGCAGAAGTCCACTGGGGGAATAGCAAAAGGcagagacagagtgggagagatCAAAGTCTGTCATATCAACTCCACTCTGTGTGAGTCAGCCTACCAACATCTTGAGAGGCAGTGAAGACATCCTCCCAGACACAAGAAAATGTCATCAAATTGCTGGCATTATAGACAGTGTCATCTATTTTTAAATAGGGAGTCAAGTAGAGGCTTATGTCACCCTCCAATAATAGCACGCCACTGATCCATCTATAAAGAGGCTTATAACTTGCTTAGTGGTGCTGTGAAATATTAATGCTTTATTTGAGGATGCGGTCAAAAGTTTCCCTTTGACAGGAAAGGCTGTCAAAGCTGTCAGTCAGAAGAAACAGACAAGACAGGAGGAGGGTACAGTTTGTATGCTCTAATGAACAGGAACTTATTAGCGGGAGTATGTCTATTACTGTCCCACTTGCCTCCCCTCTTTCATTAGCTGCTTATCACGCCCGTTAGTGTCTTCTTTAATacttcacattttgattagcATATGATCCGAGGGGAAAGAGGGAAAAATCATTTTATTAGTGTCAATTACTGCTACGAATGACAATTTCACCGCCTAAACTGTAATTTTACGTTTCCTCCTTGTCAAAGAACAACGGATGTGTAATTACAGTAATGAGaagtgcaacagaaaaaaatgaattattcaCAATCCTTCTTCCTGTTCTTTTGAACTCTGCCGTGTCTGTTTTGCTTGACATCTGGCTTGGCTGTATTGATCACGCTGCACGGAGAACAAATGTTCTGCACGTCTCACAAGTGCTACATTCAGGTGCTAAAAGCTTGGAGTgaatgatgttaaaaaaaaatacctttCCACCTGCACGGTGGCCACAAGCTTGAGTGCACTCGACGAAGGCAGGGTGCAGGTCTGCCCTCTGCCCGTAGGTGACACTGTTGTCTCATATACTGCTGGGAGCTCTGAGAGCAAGGTTATGTGATGAGTGAGCAACACTgatgtgacatgaaaatgtgaagGCGATGAAACAAGCTCCCTGACAGTTACTGACTACAATGCCACGGATGGTGCCGCTAATATAGCGTTACAATAACCTACATACACTatctctaccaactcctgagggatgTATCACAGAGAGGTAAGGGCCCACAGTATCAGGCGTTTTGCAGCAAGAATACAAGTTATTCGATTCATTTCAGCGGGGGTAGTGTGTTTAGGCTGCGGTGGTACAACCCTACAGCTAATTGCCGCAATGCCTGAATTCATCTATAGGAAGGGTACATATAGGAGGGAGACATGAGAGACAAGAAGGAAAGTAAGACCATACTGGAAGGTAGTGCAGTTTGTTTTGACATGCTGTACTATGAGTTTGCCACAGAGAGTGACAGTCCCTTTTCTTTCAATTAACACGTCAGAGTTGGACCACCAACAATGCTCTTCACGGGCTTCAGCGGCTGCTCGTCTTTCAGTCTGCTAACCACTGCAGGTACAATACATCAATGTAACTGCCTCGcttttaaaacaagacactgAAACCTACACAGAGGCTGTAACCTCCAGCCTGAATGTCgtataaaagaacaaaaaaggggggaaaaaaatcttaaaagctgctatataaaaaaaaatccccactCGCTCCTAAGGGCAGTTTTGTGTTCTTCCTCCCTCATCCAAGCTCAGGTCCTCTACCAGAGGCCTCAGAGCTTGAGGGTGCTGCACAGTATCTCAGCTGTTCCTAGGACTGCGCTCGTCTGGACAGAGATCTCGGATGTTGTTCCTGAACTCTGCTGGAGCCACTCTCCCAGTGTTCCTCTTAGCATGGGGACCACTGTTGCTTTCATTCTCCAcatcttctccagctcttctTTCAGCCCTTGGTATTACTCGAGTGTCTCGTGGTCCTTCTTCTTGGGATTGCTAAATCTGTCATCACTGCCTTCTTCTGACGTTTGTCCACCACAACTATGTCCGGTTAGTTAGCCATCACCAGTTTGTCGGTCCATATCTGGAAGTCCCACCTCAACCTAGGGGCTTCCAGCCCATGCTCAGCATATATGTTCCTGTACACTATGTCAGACACTTGGTTATGGCGCTCCATGTACGCCCTGCATGCCTGCATCAGACAACCCGCTGCTATGTGCTGGATTGTCTCAGGGGCATCTTCGCGCAGCCTGCATCTGGAGTTCTGCCTGGTGTGGTAGACCCTGGCCTCAATCGATCTTGTGCTGAGTGCCTGTTcctgtatacatatatatatgtatatatatatatatatatatatatatgtatatatatatatatatatatatatatatatatatatatatatatgtatatatatatatgagaagTGGTCGACTTTGCAGCTACCTTCAGCTTTATAAC
This sequence is a window from Pagrus major chromosome 8, Pma_NU_1.0. Protein-coding genes within it:
- the ehf gene encoding ETS homologous factor, producing the protein MSVTSSTTLDSQLTTTWGPANSYPDVPMVMSGYTSRLWSRESQPQFWTKYQVWEWLQQVMDMHQIDASNIPFQNFDMDGHQLCSLSYQDFLRAAGSVGPILFHSITELKWGGQYHVDIGQLELKPELDFSCPFPDVSYSPGEIYDPSIHPLAPVASPTPSSPDIKRSFSRPHQVKKHNPRGTHLWEFIRDILLNPERNPGLIKWEDRTEGVFRFLKSEAVAQLWGKKKNNSSMTYEKLSRAMRYYYKREILERVDGRRLVYKFGRNARGWRESEK